TAAAATGtagtttaaattttaaagtttgaaGATCATATTCTACATACTAAATTGTTGTTACATCGTTACTGAAGTAACAGAATATTACAGGTGTACAGatacttaaaataataaaaaaggaaatagtGCCTTGTAAGGTGAAAAATCAATATGGGTAACTCAGCTTAATTATAACTTCTGTCTGTAGCTTGAATGGAATGAGAGACTTTCATTTCATCATGTTTTAATAGCATAATTAAAACTATAGTTAAACATTACCAGAGTCACtgtacaattaaaaaaattatgcaatACATCTACACAGTGCTAGTAATAAATTACACATCTATAGTATGCCAACTCCTGCTTAGTAATTTTATTAGGTTGAATGACCTACATATTTACCAAAATTTATAACAAATTAATACTTATATTACTAAACATTAGGCAGCATAAGAGCTGAAAAGATAAGAATGTAAGTGTCACCCAGTCAAATATCAGTCAGTCTTCGATTCTGTGTGTTTCCTCCATTGACATGCTAGTTTCCAATAAAACAGTCTAGTCATAATAAAAGCTGTGAAATTCAAATTGATGATATGAAGTTTGAATGGATGtaaatgacaataaatgaaatGAGTTTATGGAATGTTTTTTGGAAATATATAGACACACAATGAGGGAGGAATGTTTTTATTCTAAGGACAACCACACTCATCAACAACCATTTTCGGGAGATCTCTCTTTATTATTTTGTTATCTAGACCCCAATAAATTAAAGACATTGATGAGAACTTGAGTGGAGCACAACAAAGTTGTAAACCTGGTAGGCTGTCCATCTTTCTATACTCCTCCAGTGGAGGTGTATGGAAGTTCACGTAGGAATCTGGCGTTCTGTGAGGTCCACCACAATCACCACGACAGTAATTTGCATAGTAACCACTAGGTGCTATAATCCAGTCTTCCCATCCGATTTCTGTAAAATTAACGTAAAATTTGTTTTTGCAGCAAGGACCTTTGTCTCCGTCAGTGCAATCCAATGCTCTTCTTCTGACACGTCTAATGGCAGTTGGATCTGTGTGGACTACTAGAAATGGACGCTGGGTATCATTGGATAGACCCAGACTGCTAGGGTGACTTTGAGAGTACAGGTCACTTGTGGAGTCAATACTGTTAATCACCCTAGAGAAACTAGTCTCAGGATGTGGCTTATAATCAGCATCTGGTGGCCGCTGCTGGAACAGGATGGCTTCCACCATATCAGAACAACCAGAACAGTCTACCAGAAGGCGCAGACGTTCTCTTGGAGCATGTCTAGCAGCATACCAGTTCTGCACTGTTGATGTGAGATCAAATTTCAGCCATCCCAGTCCTGATAGTGTGACAGGTAAGGATGCTGCCATTTCTGTGTAGTCATCGAACTCCTGCAAGAAATAGAAACTGATACATATTGGATAATACCACAACACACAATTTCTCAAGAAAACAACAGGTTATGACTGAGAAACATCTGAAATATCACAGTTACTCCATTTGTTAAAGACAACAGCATATTCTACTAACATTCCGATTCTGCTGTTGAAGAGCACCATTAATCATCAGCATACTAAATAGCTTTCTGCTTTAACTCAAGTGTTCAAGATTCGTCAGATTTATAATAAATATGCACAAATTTCTGAACAAACAATAATTTGgagtattttcatattttaaatGAACAGAACTTCTCACGAGGAAACTTATCTACACCCATATTCTACAAACCACTATGAACTGCATGGCAGAAATCACTCCTCATTCTACCACATGTTAAGGTTTCTTAGTGTTTGTTTTGGGCGTAGAGGACAGCAAGAATGGctgcttaaatgcttctgtgtAGAGAGCGATTACTATAATCTTGTCTTTGCGTTTCCTACGGTAACGATCTGTGGGGGACTGTGGTACATTCCTAGACGCTTATTCAGTACTGATTGTTGAAACGTTTTAAGTAGGCTTTCGCAGGATAATTGACGTCTTTCCTCAAGAATCTGCCAgatcaggtttttcagcatttccatgaGTGTCTCTTGGCTCAGACAATCCTGTGAACAATTGTGCCTCCCATCTTTACATACGATCAGCATCATTTATTAGTTATAATAAGTATAATTCCACACACTTCACCAATATCTGGAGGTTGGCTCACAAGAGTTTTGCAGGCGATCTCTTGTTTACAATTACTGTGTTTTTCCAGTGCCCTGGAAATGAATGAAGCCTGCCACCTGCTTTATTTATGATCCatcctatgtgatcattctgtttcatatctccACAAATTGTTACACCGAAGTATATGTATGTGCGGACTAATTTCAACTGTGATTCATTGTTATTGTGGTTATTGGCTATAGTGTTTTGTGAAGCGCACTGTTTTACGTTTATTGCCATTTGCGacactttgaaatatttttaatacctGACTagatatttgtgcagattttttcagacattattttttttatttccctttGTGTTAGGTAATCATTGTCACAGTAGCTGTCTCATGGTCACTGAACCAGTTTTTGTGGGCAGACTCAGAGAGGTccgatctatttgttgccattatatcCAATAATGTTTCCGTCGTGAGTGGGCTTCTGAACTACCGGTTCTAAGCAGTTATAACAGATTAATCTGCAAAGATAATCAGTATAAATGAATGTACTCAGATTGTTAGAACTTACTTTCAAAATCAGTGAGAATGGTAGATGATGCTACAGCGGTAAATTTTAGTGAGGATTTTGAATGAACTGACTGTATTCTTGGTTGTTCTGCACTactattttttttctaaaatgttatggaaatatatataaaatacatttGCAGTTAAAATGTGCATGGCATGGAAAGTGAAACTATCAGATGGTGTGCCAGGAGACACATATATAAGGATCTACCACATTAGCAATATTGATTACATGTGTTTATAAATGCCTGAAGAAGACCAGATATATAAATTAATTGAaacctaaaactaaactccgtccgaataggccttggaaggcccaacggcaccgaccggccgccgtgtcatcctcagcccacaggcgtcattggatgcggatatgaagaacTTGCATAGATGTGGTACACATTTAATTGACAGATGAAGTGTGAAGAACATACATGAAACATTCTTGCATCACCAGGGTTCACACTGGCTTACCTCCGAGTTGGGTGTCACCACACAGGCGTGTGTTACTGGCATTGACTACAGAAGTAGACAATGAAGTTCATAACAATATTGGAATGTTAACTAATTTCTAACACAGTTTCTGAATCCAGAAGTCAACATAGATGGCTTTCTACGAATGCATAGCCACTGTTTTGAAAGCTATTGATAAAAAACTGCAAGCTGTAGCTATCACTTTAAACTTAACCATAGCTTTCGATATGATGGGCCATAGATCTCTCCTTGAATATTATGGCATTTGGGGCCTATCAAATGAATTGACGCATTCATTTGTTAGCTACTACAAGGAAAAAGTAAATATAAAAGATGCAGAAGTACAATGCCAAGCAGTACCAGAATATTTGTCAGAAGAGTGATTCATCATCTATAAGATACTGTAGGGGCTATTAATGAGCTCTCTTCGATGCCtgatttatattaatgatatgaaCGTGCATATTGATTCTCATAAAACagttctgtttcctgatgacacaaCGGTGTTTgtaaaagcagcaaaaatgaaGATTTCCATCATGGAATGAGTGTTATAAGTCAGCTCAGTTAATGGTCAACAATAAACTACATCATAATAAACTACAGGAAAACAGTATCAATAAATTTCTATAGCTGCTGAAATAACATCTTGCTTAAACCTGAAGTCATTGTAAATAAAGAGGCAAAACGTTTCTTAGTATCTGTATATGAAGTGACCTTAAGCAGTGCAAACATATTGAGTACATCAGTTCCAGGATGATTATAGACTGTAAGCTTTTAAGTGCCCCGAAAGGCTGAATAAATGATCATTCATTATTGCGTGTTTACGATGCATATCTTAATGCTCATCTGAAATATGGTCTCATATTCTGATGAAATTCCCCAGCAGAGCAGGGGGCCTTCAGAATCGAGAAGAAAGTAATTACGGTTATTATAGGGCGCAGAGCTGGACAGTCATGTAAACTACTATATGAATTACTGGTAATGACACCATTGCCATGGCTATAGATTATAGGACACACTATTGTtcttaaaaaatattatttggcAGTGTTTGTAATATGAGAAAAAATTATGACATACAACATCGTAATAGAAGATTAAAAGGAAACTTACGTGTAATACCAACAAATACATGTTTTTGTCGGATAGGTACATGCTTATGGGAATAAAACTATTCAACAAGTAGTCACGTTATAGTATTTAAAATGTACTGGTAAATTAAATTTAAAGACACTAGAAAGATCTATTGGAGTTTAACTTCAGTATCACTATTTCCATTCAGTAAGTGAACTTTAGCATATGTACATATAGACACGAATATTTTGCTTTTTAAGCACAGATTTAAGTCAAGTACAATATCATTTAGCACACAATACAGCGAATGAATGAACAGGCTAAATAAATATAATAGTGATTCACTTGTGCATCTGGTTTCTTCGATGTCGCGAAGTTTCTTCTGTGCTTTATTGCTATTGATTGTATGGTGATAAGCATATTAAAGAGTATTAAAGGGGTGATTGTGATAAATGTTGTGCTCCATAGCATCCTTAAATATCTAAATATATGAATAACTACAAAATACAGTTTTATAGGCTAACTGAGAGCAGAAAAACAACGTTTGACGACCTAATACATATGAATACACATAGGTAAATCATTTTAAGAAGCTAATGGAGAATTTTAAGTTATCTCCACAGTAAAATGTTACAGCGTCTAACTTCAGAGTAGAAGTCATAAGCTCTTGTGCCATTATACTAAACGTATTTTCCGAGTATTACATTGAGAACTGTAGGAGACAATTCAAGTGTAAGGGAAATTTGGATCTGCTGACAATAAATTGGTGAAAATTTTTTGATTCAGTGAATGTATAGATAGTAATCAGGTATTGTAGCATCGTTGATCACTGGTGTTGAAGAAAATGCTAAGAAAGATACTGCTTCGTATCATACGTGACAAGTAAATTATCAGAAGCAGACAACAGCAAACTTTCAGCTCTGAGGAGGAGATTgtgttacaaatacactcctggaaatggaaaaacgaacacattgacaccggtgtgtcagacccaccatacttgctccggacacagcgagagggctgtacaagcaatgatcacacgcacggcacagcagacacaccaggaaccgcggtgttggccgtcgaatggcgctagctgcgcaacatttgggcaccgccgccgtcagtgtcagccagtttgccgtggcatacggagctccatcgcagtctttaacactggtagcatgccgcgacagcgtggacgtgaaccgtatgtgcagttgacggactttgagcgagggcgtatagtgggcatgcaggaggccgggtggacgtaccgccgaattgctcaacacgtggggcgtgaggtctccacagtacatcgatgttgtcgccagtggtcggcggaaggtgcacgtgcccgtcgacctgggaccggaccgcagcgacgcacggatgcacgccaagaccgtaggatcctacgcagtgccgtaggggaccgcaccgccacttcccagcaaattagggacactgttgctcctggggtatcggcgaggatcattcgcaaccgtctccatgaagctgggctacggtcccgcacaccgttaggccgtcttccgctcacgccccaacatcgtgcagcccgcctccagtggtgtcgcgacaggcgtgaatggagggacgaatggagacgtgtcgtcttccgcgatgagagtcgcttctgccttggtgccaatggtggtcgtatgcgtgtttggcgccgtgcaggtgagcgccacaatcaggactgcatacgaccaaggcacacagggccaacacccggcatcatggtgtggggagcgatctcctacactggccgtacaccactggtgatcgtcgaggggacactgaatagtgcacggtacatccaaaccgtcatcgaacccatcgttctaccattcctagaccggcaagggaacttgctgttccaacaggacaatgcacgtccgcatgtatcccgtgccacccaacgtgctctagaaggtgtaagtcaactaccctggccagcaagatctccggatctgtcccccattgagcatgtttgggactggatgaagcgtctcacgcggtctgcacgtccagcacgaacgctggtccaactgaggcgccaggtggaaatggcatggcaagccgttccacaggactacatccagcatctctacgatcgtctccatgggagaatagcagcctgcattgctgcgaaaggtggatatacaccgtactagtgccgacattgtgcatgctctgttgcctgtgtctatgtgcctgtggttctgtcagtgtgatcatgtgatgtatctgaccccaggaatgtgtcaataaagtttccccttcctgggacaatgaattcacggtgttcttatttcaatttccaggagtgtatatacatactgTTTGCCACATACTACATAACCTTGTGCTACAGACAAGAGATACAGATTAGATACAGATGGGAAAGATGTACAATAGTTCATTAACAATATCAGAAAGTTACTACACAAGGAGAAGGATATGCATTCCAGATTCGAACCAAACGGAATCGTTGCTCATAAACAGAAACTGAACGAAGTCAAAAGAAGCATAATGAAAGCAGCGCATCAATCATTCAATGAGGTTGAGAGCAAGGTCTTATCAGCAGAGTTCGCGAAAACGCCTAAAACGTTTTGGGCTTACTTAACATCTGCTAATATGTAAAATCAATCAGTGACCGAAATCATTGCTTCCTTAGCCTGAATGATTTCCAGGCATTTCACTCGTTGGAGGTGTCTGGAAAAACTGATCAGCTATTTGTTCAACAGGGCCACAAGCAACTAAACCATGTGCAGGGCAACACCACAGGACATATGCAGCCATTTTTTATCCTATAATGTGAAATTAGGGGCTGCAACTGCAACATAAGGGATCCTCGTGCCATACCGCAGTGTCAGTCAGAAGCCTTATACAGTTCTGTAACGATTATAATTTGTGTATCATCACGTCCTTAACTTGTGACCAATGAAGTTAATTTTAGTGAAATATActctttttcttgtttcaatgaacTCAAAGACTAGTGGTATATAGGGTGGTCAGCAGCAACCTGAAAATCTTGTAATggagttgcagggtaggttgtgctgagaaataactgttaaaaaaaaaacgacacattgcgccatttccgagttaattagcgttgaagttaaccAGTGAGATTGTTGTACATGCAAATTAAACAGGCCCACCAGATAtatgggcattcaaaaagaaacgagtcggaggcataattacagaaaccagtacctgtatgttagaagtattgaccctggctgttgagcaACTTGTCCCACTGTGGCATAAGGTGGTGAATGATTGTCTCATAAacttcccggggctgcgatgttaaccagttccgcacgtgcaGCTGCACGtcatcgtccgaggtgaatcgtttgcccctcagagcctttttaaggggaccaaacatcgcgtaatcacagggagagaggtccgggctgtatggagggtgcccgagaacctcccattttaatttctgcaggagtgtcgctaccgtgttggccgtatgaggcttcgcaatgtcgtggagcagaatgaccccacgaaCGAGAGTGtccggtcgttttgatttgatcgcttggtgaagggtggtcaaggttttcgAGTAATGCTGAGTATTTGCTGTTGTCCTGTGCTGCATGAAGTGAACCAGAACAGGGTTATCttggtccaaaatggttcaaatggctctgagcactatggaacttctgaggtcttcagtcccctagaacttagaactacttaaacttaactaacctaaacacatcacacacatccatgcccgaggaaggattcgaacctgcgaccgtagcggtcgcactgttccaaactgaagcgcctagaaccgctcggccaccccggccggccagggttatcttggtcaaagaagaacgtcgcCATAACATTTCCTGCACTCGTGtagatggccttggcttttttggtggtggtgaccgtggatgcttccactggagactttgttgttttgattctggttcaaagtgatgataccatgactcatctccagccaccacttgtGCCAGGAACACGTTCCCTTGgcggcagatgtggccgagcggttctaggcgcttcagtccggaaccgcgctgctgctgcggtcgcaagttcgaatcctgcctcgggcatggatgtgtgtgatgtccttaggttagttaggtttaagtagttctaagtctaggggactgatgacctcagatgttaagttccatagtgcttggagccatttgaacacattcccttcccgagcatagtgctgcagatgagcaagacagtgggccattcgacatgcttcctggtgtggttgaagactgtgggacacccattgggcacacactttgcgcatgtgcagtcgATCCTCCATGATCGTGTGAACACTTTCGATGCTCAATCCGACCATGGCGGCTATggttttcactgtcactcggccgtcctgggtaatgagtgcatccaccagctggacgatgtcatcggtaatgcagtgtgatGCTCCAGATTGTTCATCATCAGCTGagacccgtccttccctgaagcgcttgtgccacgccTTGATCCTGGCAAGGGACATccagtgttcgccgtacacttgtgacattcgtcgatgaatgtcggttcctcctactccttccgctgtcagaaaacgaacaacacctctttgctcgtCTGTTGACGCCTCcaagtcactgtttgcaatgcgactggcagcgttggaggattgatgcatgctgctgctagctctctatagtcacgtgacgtgcacgtgtgccctctagcgacgggctgtgaacttccacactCTGGCTGGAACCACACCTCGTACACACGCCACGAtgttaccctcctgtcaccggtttgcgtattccagactccggctcgtttctttttgaacgcctcttACACAATTAGTGTCCATTGTACTCATGTTATAGATGATTGCGCACGAGACTGGTCAGCCTTTGACTCGGTTTCGATCCTTACTATcgttccatgtccaatttttgtatcgctctcttgttcagttttggaAAATCAAAGGAAGGAGCACATATGGGGACGCCGTCTCTGGCGGGTAGCTTGAATTTGGGCgggaacggcctgattggctaacttcagtgctgattaacttggaaacggcgcaacgtatagaatttttttctcaacaattgtTTATCAGCACtacttaccctgcaacacccttacaatattttcagactatttATGGCCACCATGCACATTAAAAAATCTACACAATGGAATAATGGCTTCTCTTTCAATCCAGCATACAGGAAATGACACTGCATTTCTTGTTGACAAATAAACTGAATTGAGAGAATGATTCCTCAGGCTGGAACCACATGTTCTAGCAGGTATTCAAGGATATTTTAATTATGTGTACATAGGTATAATTAATATGTGAACAGCAATATAAATGTTAGTTTAATGAAATGaagtgaaaataaatgaaagactACTGATACAGTAAACAGCCAATATTGCTAACAAACACTTTTAACACCCCATTTCTTacagaggtgggctgctacatttgtcACCGGTAAGTTTGGCAAGAGATGCAAGTGTTacaggaacacaaatgggaatccctggagggaagacgatgttattTCCGAGGAAcgtcattgagaaaatttaggaaaccagcatttgaagctgtctgcaggacgattctactgccgccaacatacatttcacataatgaCAACATAATTACACAAATTATGTATTTCCCGTATAGGATAAGACAACTTtatcaggcagcgactttcaataaaGTTGTCCTCTCCTGTACGGGAAATACATAATTTGTGAACGAGTAcatgttgtgacgcaggaacgatgacatatggaagtttgggtctggcactgatagccaaagcggttaaggcggccgctcgcctaaagcgggaaatccaggttcgacttccgatccgacacaaattttcattgccgtcattcccttatacaactaATGGTTGTTCGTACTcgtaactacgaatacatttcatgtatgtaTGACAATACCAGAGACTGCATAATCTTGTGATCACTGTTCCAGCAAATTAAGGACGACTATAAACGACTTATGGTCGAGTATGGGTGAAAGCAGACTGTCAAATTAAGCTGTCTTGTCGAGACAATACGACACAGCTACTAAATCTGACTTCATTGACACAATGAATGATTTTCTCATAGCGAAGTGAAATTACAATCAGAACACAGCTCCTGGAAAGGGATAATTTCTCAGCTTTTAGTCATAGCTCTTTTCTTTCACTTCTAAATACTAATTTatgaataatgaatattttgtgacgAGTGAATAAAATCTGTTATGTATCACACGTCGTACTAAAACCAATATAGAATAGCTGCAATAAACGTTAACATACTGATTTGGTTTTACTTACAATCTTTAATTCATTTACTACTATGATTGCTTAATTTCATGTGCGCATTGTTTGTCATTAGCGTAGTTCGTATAAGTAACAGCTTTCAGTAATGGTTCGTTTTTTTATA
This portion of the Schistocerca serialis cubense isolate TAMUIC-IGC-003099 chromosome 3, iqSchSeri2.2, whole genome shotgun sequence genome encodes:
- the LOC126470704 gene encoding inhibin beta chain-like, whose protein sequence is METKLVCLLEQQQQPMQQQQLQLDILQKSLQLLTDKIDAQDVLPQQLQSPRVSDAAFPCHTLNGQTHLEFSRFQEMEGEGAGPELRVKAAALWVRVAFRPSLPKDLRSIPDKNLTLWLFKVTKPATVSFTNDTHLSGKEFDDYTEMAASLPVTLSGLGWLKFDLTSTVQNWYAARHAPRERLRLLVDCSGCSDMVEAILFQQRPPDADYKPHPETSFSRVINSIDSTSDLYSQSHPSSLGLSNDTQRPFLVVHTDPTAIRRVRRRALDCTDGDKGPCCKNKFYVNFTEIGWEDWIIAPSGYYANYCRGDCGGPHRTPDSYVNFHTPPLEEYRKMDSLPGLQLCCAPLKFSSMSLIYWGLDNKIIKRDLPKMVVDECGCP